Proteins encoded in a region of the Zea mays cultivar B73 chromosome 4, Zm-B73-REFERENCE-NAM-5.0, whole genome shotgun sequence genome:
- the LOC103655052 gene encoding uncharacterized protein: MGRKWNELLSSAPWRTGEAAEDEDAARMSREGKVSVTSNPEEMPTMSVPWSRRPDLDLTIDDFEEDEIDPELRYSFQRNSRVPLLVSSSPFWGDCDPVPGTRCQVQNPYKLVQEMSPITALALCKIAVAEG, from the exons ATGGGGCGGAAGTGGAACGAGCTGCTGTCGTCGGCTCCATGGAGGACGGGGGAGGCGGCAGAGGACGAGGACGCGGCAAGGATGAGCCGAGAGGGGAAGGTCAGCGTCACCAGCAACCCCGAGGAGATGCCCACCATGAGCGTGCCCTGGAGCAGACGCCCGGACCTCGACCTCACCATCGACGACTTCGAGGAGGACGAGATCGACCCCGAGCTGCGCTACTCCTTCCAGCGGAACAGCAGGGTACC CTTGCTTGTTAGCTCCTCGCCGTTCTGGGGAGATTGTGACCCTGTCCCTGGAACACGCTGTCAGGTTCAGAATCCTTATAAACTTGTGCAGGAAAT GTCACCGATAACAGCATTAGCACTTTGTAAAATTGCAGTTGCTGAAGGATAG